One genomic window of Vidua macroura isolate BioBank_ID:100142 chromosome 16, ASM2450914v1, whole genome shotgun sequence includes the following:
- the METTL22 gene encoding methyltransferase-like protein 22 — MVDLAEKEMDNPTFRSDTVLSDVHLLCPSKRHLMVRLNAVGQPVFLSYFKLLWSTEDLASGKHVREITTGREHQCTSGDELCDKDRSNVKEEGELNSEGVEALLDDDGDLEVVRRPRSASDLQAEDLLRDVVCPVILMKGKEDAFEDEEYECTRSDVVKIEHTMATPLEDVGKQVWRAAFLLADYILFKRDTFRGCSVLELGGGTGITSIIMGTVAKRVYCTDVGEDLLTMCEQNVALNKHLMEAGGGEIKVKELDWLKDEFCTDPEASYSWSEEEIADLLDHCSVIMAADVFYDDDLTDALFRTLYRITHNLRNSCTVYLALEKRLNFTLRHMDITCEAYSHFRNTINDLENLQDGKMKYTVEPIKFDFCQFLVYERIEQLELWKIMADHLT; from the exons ATGGTAGATTTAGCAGAGAAGGAGATGGATAACCCCACGTTTAGAAGTGACACTGTGCTGTCTGATGTTCACTTGCTCTGCCCAAGCAAAAGACACCTCATGGTACGACTGAATGCAGTTGGACAGCCAG TATTCCTGTCATATTTCAAACTCCTTTGGAGCACAGAAGATTTGGCATCTGGGAAACACGTGAGAGAAATTACCACAGGAAGAGAACACCAGTGCACAAGTGGAGATGAACTGTGTGACAAGGACAGGAGTAACGTGAAAGAAGAAGGAGAATTAAATAGTGAAGGAGTAGAAGCTCTGCTAGATGATGATGGAGACTTGGAAGTGGTCAGAAGGCCTCGAAGTGCCTCTGATTTGCAAGCAGAGGATCTTTTGAGGGATGTAGTGTGCCCTGTAATTCTgatgaaagggaaagaagatgCTTTTGAAGATGAAGAGTATGAGTGCACTCGCAGTGATGTTGTTAAAATAG AACACACTATGGCAACCCCCTTAGAAGACGTTGGTAAACAA GTCTGGCGtgctgccttccttctggctgatTACATTCTCTTTAAAAGGGACACGTtcaggggctgctctgtgctggagctTGGAGGTGGCACTGGAATCACCAGCATTATCATGGGAACAGTTGCCAAAAGAGTTTATTGCACAG ATGTTGGTGAAGATCTCCTGACCATGTGTGAGCAAAATGTTGCATTAAACAAGCACCTGATGGAGGCAGGAG GAGGGGAAATTAAAGTGAAAGAACTGGATTGGCTGAAAGATGAATTCTGCACTG ATCCTGAAGCTTCTTATAGCTGGTCTGAAGAAGAGATTGCTGATTTGCTTGATCACTGTTCTGTGATAATGGCAGCTGATG TGTTCTATGATGATGACCTGACAGATGCCTTGTTCAGAACTCTGTATAGAATCACACACAACTTGAGAAATTCTTGCACAGTTTACTTAGCACTGGAAAAGAG GCTGAACTTCACTTTAAGACATATGGATATTACATGTGAAGCCTACAGTCACTTTAGAAATACTATAAATGATCTGGAGAACCTCCaagatggaaaaatgaaatatacaGTGGAGCCCATTAAGTTTGATTTCTGCCAGTTCCTTGTTTATGAACGGATTGAGCAGTTG GAGTTGTGGAAGATCATGGCTGACCACCTAACGTGA